The window TCGGCGTATTAAAGAGGGGAAGTTCAACGACACAATCCTAAGCGCGGAAATATCCTTAGAAACATTCATAACAGGGTACAATACACTACTTAAAATGAAAAGCCGATAATAATGGTAAAAGGGTGAATAACGCTTTGAACGAGTACTTTAACGCTAAGATCAAGGAACTCAGTGAAAGGGTGAATAACGCTTTGAACGAGTACTTTAACGCTAAGATTGAGGAGGCTCGAAGGATTAGCGTTAACCATTACGAGTACTACTCTAAGCTTAAGGATTTCGTTTTACGTGGAGGTAAGAGGTTAAGGCCTGTATCGCTAATTATGGCTTACAAGGGCATTAAAGGTGTAATCGACGAGGGCGTGGTGAGGGCCTCGTTATGCGTTGAGCTTCTCCACAACTCAAGCCTCATCCACGACGATATAATGGATAGGGACGAGTATAGGAGGGGGGAGCCTACCTTTCACGCCCTTTATAGGGAATGGTATAGGCGGGTTAAGGCTGAGTTAAATGAGCACTTCGGAGTATCGATGGGGATCCTTGGGGGTGATTCCCTATTCAACATGGGGTTCGAGATCTTAAGTAACGCACCCTTCCACCCAAGCTTGGTTATAAGGTCGCTTAACCATTATGTAGAGGCGTATAGGGAGCTGGTGGATGGGATGATCCTCGATATGATGCTCCCCCTCCTACCATCAGCTAGCGAGGAGGACTACATGTTAATGGTTTCCCTTAAAACTGGGGCCCTATTTGAGAAGTCGATAGCTATAGGCGCAACTCTAGCTGGGGGGAGTGAATTGCAGGTAAGTAAACTAAGCGAGTACGCCCAATTAGCAGCTCAAGCCTTTCAAGTGAGGGACGACGTACTTGGGCTCTTTGGAGGGGAGGAGGTGGGGAAACCTATTGGTAGTGATCTACGCGAGGGTAAAAGGACCTTGATAGTTATTAAAGCCTTAGAGGGTGCGACTCAGGACGACAGGATTAAGCTTCAAAGGCTTTTAGGTAAGCGTGACTTAACGATCCAAGAAGTTGAGGAGGCTAAACGCATCATTATCTCTACGGGCGCCTTAAACTACGCTCAGGCTAAGGCGTTAAAGCTTGTTGAAGCGGCTAAACAAAAGTTAAAGGAGGCCAAACCCCCCTTAAACAAGGAGGCTGAGGCCTTCTTTATAGAGCTAACGGACTTCTTCATTGAGCGAAGCTACTAGAGTAAGCAGGTCTTCATAGGATCAACGTAAACTTCATCGGCCGCCTTAGCTAACTCAAGCTCTTCAAGCGTAAGCCCCTTCTCACTATGCAACCCTATGCTTACGAGGCGGGGACCATACTAAAACAGCCCTCAACCTTTCCATGTTAAGCTGAAACCGCTTAAGCAGGAGTGCTTAAAGATTATTGGAAGCTTAAAGACTTAACGCTTTACTTAGTTCCCTTTGAAATAGCTGAAGGTTTATACCATAGGCCCCGCGTGAAGCTTATTCCTCTTCAAACTCTCCAACCTCCTTTAACGGTATTTTAAGCTTCTTAGCTAACTTATTAAGGTCTAAGGGGGTAACTCCGTCCTTTGTAACCGTGAAGGCTGCCCAAGAAAGTTCGTGAGGCGCCCCCTTCAACTTCCTAATCCTTAACTGCTTAAGCAGGTAGCCAAGTGATAGGAGGCTGGGCTCATACCTGAAGTCTATGATTACGTCCGCTACGTATTCGAGTAGCTCGTAGAACTGTTCAAGTATTCTTAACCCTAGGTGTACGGAGGCTAAGCTAAGTATGTTACGCTTCTTAACGTATTCAGCACGCCACTTCTTAATGGAT is drawn from Candidatus Nezhaarchaeales archaeon and contains these coding sequences:
- a CDS encoding polyprenyl synthetase family protein; the protein is MNNALNEYFNAKIKELSERVNNALNEYFNAKIEEARRISVNHYEYYSKLKDFVLRGGKRLRPVSLIMAYKGIKGVIDEGVVRASLCVELLHNSSLIHDDIMDRDEYRRGEPTFHALYREWYRRVKAELNEHFGVSMGILGGDSLFNMGFEILSNAPFHPSLVIRSLNHYVEAYRELVDGMILDMMLPLLPSASEEDYMLMVSLKTGALFEKSIAIGATLAGGSELQVSKLSEYAQLAAQAFQVRDDVLGLFGGEEVGKPIGSDLREGKRTLIVIKALEGATQDDRIKLQRLLGKRDLTIQEVEEAKRIIISTGALNYAQAKALKLVEAAKQKLKEAKPPLNKEAEAFFIELTDFFIERSY